From the Cydia pomonella isolate Wapato2018A chromosome 11, ilCydPomo1, whole genome shotgun sequence genome, one window contains:
- the LOC133523040 gene encoding toll-like receptor 7: MYAVVVICALLHVGRAAVPYGSDKCIKVSGTADNSVLCRIRTLDSDGAGIATVSSDTRHLSIECNHLLLFESSLRSHYFSPVPDLTELSINNCKLLQVPDGTFQDLRKLKRLKLRSKNFEWSPTKNLELSLNTFNGLSELHSLDLAQNNIKFVPSGVFCSLENLNTLNLTHNRIKTIGQLGLGQGCGSSLHYLDLSHNEIKSLPEESELLKLRSLQSLYLQHNNITDISSEAFNGLVSMRVLNISHNRLHTLPEGLFANARELREVYLNDNSLFELARGIFHRLEQLIVLDLSSNQLTSNHIDDGTFLGLIRLIVLNLSNNALTRIDGKTFKDLFFLQILNLKNNSVGYIEDNAFLPLYNLHTLNLAENRLHTIDENLFNGLFVLSKLTLNNNLLVNIDRKAFKNCSDLKELDLSSNQLLDVPEALWELSFLKTLDLGENQITDFRNGSFKNLNQLTGLRLIDNQIGNLSVGMFWDLPSLQVLNIAKNKIQSIERGTFSRNAQLEAIRLDGNFLSDINGVFSTLASLLWLNLSENHLVWFDYAFVPSNLKWLDIHGNYIEHLGNYYKLQDEIRIKTLDASHNRISEISPMAIPNSVELLFINNNYLNNIHVNTFYEKKNLTRVDMYANEIVHLDQNSLRLAPVPSNKTLPEFYIGGNPIKCDCTMEWLQIVNYTTATRQYPRLMDLENVLCKMTNTRSGTHVPLTNLKSSDFLCAYETHCFAICHCCDYDACDCEMTCPQNCTCYHDPLWNTNVVDCSGQSSMDVPHKIPMDATEVFLDGNNIKELQNHVFIGRQKMRSLYVNNSNVDNIQNRTFAGLNALQILHLGNNKLKELKGYEFHQLSNLKELFLQNNLISHIVNVTFLTLKSLETLRLDGNRLVDFSVWTFNNNRNLKALSLGNNLWSCKCRYLQELTAYLAENAQKIIDITDVWCWNGDAKPPQKKELNLNGTACSDYYADNSVIGNMLVSNYVPMMVSTLTGFMLILLALVILFLFRDSLRVWLYTNCGIRVFSFAGAFEESEKLYDAYVCYSPKDEEFVVQSLAAELENGNPSYHLCLHYRDIPHHGAQYMQCAPPVVEAAEASKRIIIVLTRNFMQTEWSRYEFRQGLHDALKGCIYKLVLIEECTVVADAICDPDLRPYLKTGSRLRWGQKRFWERLRYMMPDSSQPNHKRRSHNYRKNINTYTLDSSVPNGGNRTMPYPDKSPVIGGGQGASAPPEYSSEVRQSPSVVRQTQGVVYGPDGRPISDHIYSSIDSDYSSLEHGMAPGRRRDLRQWPPPPPLVDTGNTVQAYLV; encoded by the coding sequence ATGTATGCCGTGGTGGTAATTTGCGCGCTGCTGCACGTCGGGCGGGCCGCGGTGCCCTACGGCTCGGACAAATGCATCAAAGTGTCCGGTACCGCGGACAACAGTGTCCTGTGCAGGATCCGGACTCTAGACAGCGATGGTGCCGGGATCGCCACTGTATCCTCGGATACTAGACATCTATCCATCGAGTGCAACCATCTCCTGCTCTTCGAAAGCTCTCTACGGAGCCACTACTTCAGCCCTGTTCCAGATCTCACGGAGTTGTCAATAAACAACTGCAAACTTCTCCAAGTTCCCGACGGCACGTTTCAAGACTTGAGAAAACTTAAAAGGCTGAAGCTTCGTTCGAAAAACTTTGAGTGGAGTCCTACCAAGAATTTAGAGTTATCTTTGAACACTTTTAATGGATTATCGGAACTGCATTCGTTGGATCTAGCTCAAAATAACATCAAATTCGTTCCTTCCGGCGTGTTTTGTTCCTTAGAAAATTTGAACACATTGAATTTGACGCATAATAGAATAAAGACAATTGGGCAGCTGGGATTAGGCCAAGGATGTGGCTCTAGCTTGCACTATCTAGATCTTAGCCACAATGAGATAAAGTCTCTGCCCGAAGAATCAGAGTTGTTGAAACTGAGGAGCTTACAGTCTTTATATCTGCAACATAATAATATCACTGACATATCAAGCGAAGCATTCAACGGTCTTGTGTCTATGAGAGTGCTAAACATATCACATAACCGCCTTCACACACTGCCGGAGGGGCTCTTCGCTAACGCCAGAGAGTTGCGTGAAGTATATCTCAACGACAATTCGTTATTTGAGCTGGCTCGAGGCATATTTCATCGTTTAGAACAGTTGATTGTTTTAGACTTATCAAGCAACCAACTTACCAGTAACCATATCGACGACGGAACATTCCTGGGACTGATACGACTTATTGTTTTAAACTTATCGAATAACGCTCTGACAAGAATCGACGGAAAGACGTTTAAAGATTTATTCTTCCTGCAAATATTGAACTTGAAGAACAATTCTGTTGGATATATTGAAGACAATGCGTTTTTGCCGCTTTATAATCTTCATACATTAAATTTAGCTGAGAACCGTCTGCATACTATTGATGAGAACTTATTTAACGGTTTGTTTGTACTGAGCAAGTTAACTCTCAACAATAATTTGCTAGTAAACATTGACCGTAAAGCTTTTAAGAATTGCTCGGACTTGAAAGAGTTGGATTTAAGTTCTAATCAACTTTTAGACGTGCCTGAGGCGCTGTGGGAACTATCATTTCTGAAAACGCTGGATCTGGGTGAAAATCAAATAACAGACTTTAGAAATGGTTCGTTCAAAAACCTTAATCAGCTTACCGGGCTTCGGTTGATTGACAATCAAATTGGAAACTTGAGCGTCGGAATGTTCTGGGACTTGCCGAGCCTACAAGTGCTTAACATAGCAAAAAACAAGATCCAGTCGATCGAGCGAGGGACATTCAGCCGCAATGCCCAATTGGAAGCCATACGACTCGACGGAAACTTCTTGTCGGATATTAACGGTGTCTTCTCTACGCTGGCGAGCCTACTGTGGCTCAACTTGTCGGAGAATCATCTAGTGTGGTTCGATTACGCGTTTGTGCCTAGCAATTTGAAGTGGTTGGACATTCACGGTAATTATATCGAACATTTAGGCAACTACTACAAGTTACAAGACGAAATCCGTATAAAAACTTTGGACGCTAGCCATAATCGTATATCAGAAATATCACCAATGGCCATACCGAATAGTGTTGAACtgttgtttataaataataactatttgAACAATATACATGTGAATACGTTTTatgaaaagaaaaacttaacGCGAGTGGACATGTACGCTAACGAAATAGTGCATTTAGATCAGAATAGTTTGCGTTTAGCGCCAGTGCCGAGTAATAAAACCTTGCCCGAGTTTTACATAGGCGGAAACCccattaagtgtgattgtacaATGGAATGGTTACAAATTGTAAACTACACGACTGCCACGAGGCAGTACCCGCGGTTAATGGACTTAGAAAACGTGTTGTGTAAAATGACAAACACTCGAAGCGGAACCCATGTGCCCTTAACGAATCTCAAGTCGTCGGACTTTCTATGTGCGTATGAGACTCATTGTTTTGCGATCTGTCATTGCTGTGATTACGATGCGTGCGACTGTGAAATGACCTGCCCTCAAAATTGCACTTGTTACCACGACCCATTGTGGAATACAAATGTCGTCGACTGTTCCGGACAATCTTCAATGGACGTACCGCATAAAATACCCATGGACGCGACAGAAGTGTTCCTAGACGGTAACAATATAAAGGAACTACAAAATCATGTTTTCATTGGAAGACAGAAGATGAGGTCTCTTTATGTAAACAATAGCAACGTCGACAACATTCAGAATAGAACCTTTGCTGGATTGAATgctttacaaattttacatttgGGAAATAACAAACTAAAAGAATTGAAAGGATATGAATTCCACCAGTTGAGCAATTTGAAAGAACTATTTTTGCAGAATAATCTCATCAGTCACATCGTGAACGTGACTTTTCTGACGTTAAAATCTTTGGAAACCCTACGCCTTGACGGCAACAGACTGGTCGATTTTAGCGTGTGGACATTCAATAATAACCGTAATTTGAAAGCATTGTCGCTTGGTAACAACCTGTGGTCATGCAAATGCCGCTATTTGCAGGAATTAACCGCATACCTGGCTGAAAACGCGCAAAAAATCATTGACATAACCGACGTTTGGTGTTGGAATGGAGACGCGAAACCGCCGCAGAAAAAAGAGCTCAATTTAAACGGCACCGCTTGCAGCGATTATTACGCCGATAATTCAGTCATCGGCAACATGCTCGTGTCGAACTATGTTCCCATGATGGTCTCGACTCTCACCggttttatgttaattttattggCGCTTGTCATACTATTCCTTTTTAGAGACTCGCTCAGAGTGTGGCTATATACAAACTGTGGCATAAGAGTGTTTTCGTTCGCGGGAGCTTTTGAAGAAAGCGAGAAGTTGTATGACGCGTACGTATGCTACAGTCCGAAAGATGAAGAGTTCGTCGTACAGTCATTAGCAGCCGAGTTAGAGAACGGAAATCCATCCTACCACCTCTGTCTTCATTATCGAGATATCCCGCACCACGGGGCGCAATACATGCAATGCGCGCCGCCGGTCGTCGAGGCGGCGGAAGCTTCCAAGCGAATAATAATCGTGCTCACAAGAAACTTCATGCAAACGGAATGGTCTCGCTACGAATTCCGACAAGGGTTGCACGATGCCCTGAAAGGGTGCATTTATAAGTTGGTGCTAATAGAGGAGTGTACTGTGGTGGCAGACGCAATATGCGACCCCGATTTACGGCCTTATCTCAAAACGGGATCGCGTCTCCGCTGGGGACAAAAAAGGTTCTGGGAGCGCCTCAGGTATATGATGCCGGATTCGTCCCAGCCGAATCATAAGCGGCGAAGCCACAACTATAGGAagaatataaatacttatacgtTGGATTCTTCGGTCCCTAACGGTGGGAATCGTACGATGCCGTATCCTGATAAATCGCCTGTGATAGGTGGCGGGCAGGGTGCGAGCGCGCCGCCGGAGTACAGCAGTGAGGTGCGGCAATCACCGTCAGTTGTGAGACAGACGCAAGGAGTAGTGTACGGGCCTGACGGCAGGCCGATCTCAGACCACATTTACTCCTCCATAGACTCGGACTATTCATCCTTGGAGCACGGGATGGCCCCGGGCAGGCGGCGGGATCTCCGCCAATGGCCGCCCCCGCCTCCCCTGGTAGACACGGGCAACACCGTTCAAGCTTACCTAGTCTAG